The proteins below are encoded in one region of Saccopteryx leptura isolate mSacLep1 chromosome 1, mSacLep1_pri_phased_curated, whole genome shotgun sequence:
- the UBQLNL gene encoding LOW QUALITY PROTEIN: ubiquilin-like protein (The sequence of the model RefSeq protein was modified relative to this genomic sequence to represent the inferred CDS: inserted 8 bases in 8 codons; deleted 2 bases in 1 codon; substituted 5 bases at 5 genomic stop codons) — protein sequence MQHVMSRTSSMAQTGCPSGLPANKNISLSTIQVTLKTLGKEEDFMIADDILVRQFKEKLLAHFQCEMDKLVLVFTGHLLKDHETLRQRVILNGHTIYLVIKSKQVSRTLAHSSWDLLTNELCHWDRITKGNSSGVFQPAGMSHTPVELALFVKPSAPQVHKQALELGGPKYIAQILENDSTQWLLFTMDFMRQFILEHPEMXQPVQQNPEVSHXDNSDILWQMLELARNLVLIQELIQILAQNLEHPLSPCLHLDVETITDGDSALDQNYVDSNNQLLNSTQDPFXGNTFTALLENQVQEQVQSSSLSPPSLQESXDQLPQLPITXVIYNRSCGLSLITSASATPXEMNHTYRTSIIIINSTRGQTHTCAIQQSAGELALLSIQLTXQPQGKSNDASNSSDXKLEDDFXLSEENSTSHNIGSMMQLFLNNSFLEAQMXFVCMSQLSEQWRHQLLTFLXQMQLSDGFIALTHPKASQAILQIEQGLKLLASEDPILLPWVAPYLWGLGCNIHDIWDVPDXAEPKGPECXPKSGAVQLVSSWRLSFPPSISPEVCFSKQMVSLQAMGFENHHTNPQVLIATECCFSKLKISQGL from the exons ATGCAGCACGTCATGTCCAGAACATCCAGCATGGCTCAGACTGGCTGTCCTTCAGGTCTGCCTGCCAACAAGAACATCTCTTTGAGTACCATTCAAGTGACACTGAAGACATTAGGCAAGGAGGAAGACTTTATGATAGCTGATGACATCTTGGTGAGGCAGTTCAAGGAGAAGCTATTGGCTCACTTTCAATGCGAAATGGACAAACTAGTGCTGGTCTTCACGGGCCATCTTCTCAAAGACCATGAAACACTGAGACAGAGGGTCATCCTGAATGGCCACACTATCTACTTGGTCATCAAGTCAAAACAAGTCTCCAGAACCTTAGCCCATTCCTCCTGGGACCTACTGACCAATGAGCTCTGCCACTGGGACAGAATCACCAAAGGAAACAGCAGTGGGGTGTTCCAGCCTGCTGGTATGAGTCATACCCCAGTGGAATTAGCCCTCTTTGTGAAGCCTAGTGCACCTCAAGTGCATAAGCAGGCCCTGGAATTGGGTGGTCCTAAGTATATAGCACAGATACTGGAGAATGATAGCACCCAGTGGCTTCTGTTCACCATGGACTTCATGAGACAGTTCATCTTAGAACACCCAGAAATGTAACAACCAGTGCAGCAGAACCCAGAAGTCTCAC ATGACAATTCTGACATCCTATGGCAGATGCTGGAGCTGGCCAGGAACCTTGTCTTGATTCAAGAGCTCATTCAGATACTGGCACAGAATCTTGAGCATCCACTGAGCCCTTGTTTACACCTGGATGTAGAGACAATCACAGATGGGGACAGTGCCTTGGAtcagaactatgttgattctAATAACCAATTACTCAATAGTACACAAGATCCCT GGGGCAATACTTTCACAGCTCTCTTGGAAAATCAAGTGCAAGAACAAGTCCAGTCATCATCCCTATCTCCACCATCATTGCAGGAAA ATGACCAGCTCCCACAGCTCCCTATTACCTGAGTCATTTATAATAGATCTTGTGGTTTATCTTTAATCACCTCAGCCAGTGCTACCC GTGAGATGAACCATACTTATAGGACTAGTATTATTATCATTAACTCCACCAGAGGCCAGACTCATACTTGTGCCATTCAACAGTCAGCTGGGGAACTAGCCTTACTTAGCATACAACTCACATAGCAACCCCAGGGAAAAAGCAACGATGCCAGTAACAGCTCTGACTAGAAGTTAGAGGATGATTTCTAGCTGTCAGAGGAGAACAGCACTTCCCATAACATAGGAAGCATGATGCAATTGTTTCTGAACAACTCCTTCCTGGAAGCCCAGA ATTTTGTTTGTATGTCCCAGCTGAGTGAACAGTGGAGGCATCAGCTGCTCACCTTCC CACAGATGCAGCTTTCTGACGGGTTTATAGCCCTAACCCACCCTAAGGCATCACAAGCAATATTGCAGATTGAGCAGGGTCTGAAGCTGCTGGCCAGTGAGGATCCTATTCTTCTGCCCTGGGTTGCACCTTAT CTCTGGGGCTTGGGCTGCAACATCCATGACATCTGGGATGTGCCAG AGGCTGAGCCCAAAGGACCTGAGT TGCCAAAATCTGGAGCAGTCCAGCTAGTCTCTAGCTGGAGACTCTCCTTTCCACCCTCTATAAGCCCTGAGGTTTGTTTCAGCAAGCAAATGGTATCTCTTCAGGCCATGGGAT
- the LOC136394213 gene encoding olfactomedin-4-like, translating to MQPVLTLLTTLLLLPLVLPGQTQLVRGVSGSMDKDDICHCVVYLPNNNILLKQLEQLRSTAQELMGKYEQELSRVSEYARTIKDQDTQILEMNGTPKARGPTALASSYEFPTFNLLRLELEAAQELAAQLKAKGKIREAENILYQLQSQVANASLTLNLLADSNQRSFHALRQEVDVLESRLSECEREKEQEEVSINPGPYLPPGSCAHGGLQKVSRPLVVQLNWRGFSYKAGAWGRDSAPNSSSSLYWVAPLRTDSRYFDYYRLYKSYDDLVLMKNYEERKTGYGDGSGNTVYKNFMYFNYYGTGEIAKVDLSTNRLVLQRPLPGATYNNRFSYAGVPWKDLDFASDEKGLWVLYATEESKGNLVVSLLNASTLEVENTWRTSQYKPALSGAFMACGVLYALRSLNTRQEEIFYAFDTTNGQESHLSILLDKMLETLHGINYCPLDHKLYVYNDGYLVNYDLSFLVLKPNPPPAAAKRSSAVSALPKAVQPNKPFRP from the exons CTGGTAAGAGGTGTGTCAGGCTCCATGGATAAGGATGATATATGTCATTGTGTGGTTTACCTGCCCAACAACAACATCCTCTTGAAGCAGCTGGAACAACTACGGAGTACAGCCCAGGAGCTTATGGGCAAGTACGAGCAGGAGCTGTCCAGG GTCAGTGAGTATGCACGCACCATCAAAGATCAGGATACCCAGATCCTGGAAATGAACGGTACCCCGAAGGCCAGAGGTCCTACTGCCCTTGCTTCCTCTTATGAGTTCCCAACCTTCAACCTGCTGCGCTTGGAGCTGGAAGCGGCACAGGAGCTGGCGGCCCAGCTTAAGGCGAAGGGAAAGATTAGGGAGGCTGAGAACATCCTCTACCAACTCCAGAGCCAG GTAGCTAATGCCAGCCTCACACTCAACCTTCTGGCTGACTCTAACCAGCGCAGCTTCCATGCTCTCCGTCAGGAGGTGGATGTCCTTGAGAGCCGCCTCAGCGAgtgtgagagggagaaggagcaaGAGGAGGTCTCCATAAACCCTGGCCCATACCTGCCCCCAG GTTCTTGTGCCCATGGAGGCCTCCAGAAAGTCAGCAGACCCCTCGTGGTGCAGCTCAATTGGAGAGGCTTCTCTTACAAGGCAGGAGCCTGGGGCCGAGACTCAGCACCTAACTCATCTTCTTCCCTCTACTGGGTGGCCCCTCTGCGTACAGACAGCAG GTACTTTGACTACTACCGACTATACAAGTCCTATGACGACCTGGTGCTGATGAAGAACTATGAGGAGCGGAAGACGGGCTATGGTGATGGCAGTGGCAATACTGTGTACAAGAACTTCATGTACTTCAACTACTATGGCACAGGTGAAATAGCCAAGGTAGACCTCTCTACTAACCGCCTGGTTCTGCAGCGCCCGTTGCCCGGCGCCACCTACAACAACCGCTTCTCCTATGCTGGTGTGCCCTGGAAGGACTTAGATTTTGCCAGTGACGAGAAGGGTCTATGGGTGCTCTATGCCACAGAGGAGAGCAAAGGCAACCTGGTTGTGAGCCTCCTCAATGCCAGCACCCTGGAAGTGGAGAATACCTGGCGCACCAGCCAGTACAAGCCCGCCCTGTCAGGGGCCTTCATGGCCTGTGGGGTGCTCTATGCCTTACGCTCCCTTAACACCCGCCAGGAAGAGATCTTCTATGCTTTCGATACCACTAATGGGCAGGAGAGCCATCTCAGCATCCTGCTGGATAAGATGTTGGAAACGCTGCATGGCATCAACTACTGCCCCTTAGATCACAAGCTGTATGTCTACAATGATGGCTACTTGGTCAATTATGACCTCAGCTTCCTGGTGCTGAAGCCCAacccaccaccagcagcagccaAAAGATCCTCTGCGGTTTCAGCTCTACCCAAAGCTGTCCAACCCAACAAGCCCTTCAGGCCCTGA